The following DNA comes from Babylonia areolata isolate BAREFJ2019XMU chromosome 31, ASM4173473v1, whole genome shotgun sequence.
CTTGCGATGACACACCTCTTGCAGGTAAAATTCTTTATATATacgacacattttttttttttttatgaaggtaAAGTTCTTTATATCATGTAACACCTCATGCAGGTAAAATTCTTTGTCATGACACGCTTCttgcagggtttttttggggggtttttttttgtatatgacACAATTCTTTATGTAGATAAAATTCTTTATCATGTAACACCTCATGCAGGTAAAATTCATCGTCATGACACACCTCATTCAGGTACAATTCTTTGTCATGACACACCTCATGCAGGTAGAATTCCTTGTGATGACACACCTCATGCAGGTAGAATTCCTTGTCATGACACACATCCTGAAGGTAAAATTCCTTGTCATGACACACCTCATGCAGGTAGAATTCCTTGTCATGACACACCTTATACAGGTAAAATTCATCGTCATGACACACCTCATGCAGGTAAAATTTGTCATCATGACACACCTGATGCAGGTAGAATTCCTTGTCATGACACACCTCATGCAGGTAAAATTTGTCATCATGACACACCTGATGCAGGTAGAATTCTTAGTCATGACACATCTCATGCAGGTAAAATTCCTTGTCATGACACACCTCATGCAGGTAGAATTCCTTGTCATTACACTCCTCATGCAGGTAGAATTCCTTGTCATTACACACCTCATGCAGGTAAAATTCCTTGTCACGACATACTTCAAGTGGGTAAAAGTTCCTCGTCATGACACACCTCATGCAAATAAAATCCCTTGTCATGACACACCTCAAGCGGATAAAATCCCTTGTCATGACACACCTCAAGCAGGTGAAGTTCCTTGTCATGACACACCTCAAGCGGATAAAAACCCTCGTCATGACACACCTCATGTGGATAAAACCCCTCGTCATGACACACCTCATGTGGATAAAAACCCTCGTCATGACACACCTCATGCAAATAAAATCCCTTGTCATGACACACCTCAAGCGGATAAAATCCCTTGTCATGACACACCTCAAGCAGGTGAAGTTCCTTGTCATGACACACCTCAAGCAGGTGAAATTCCTTTCCATGACACATATCTGGCAGGTACAGTTCCTTGTCATGACACACCTCAAGGAGATAAATTTGCTTGTGATGATCACagtaaacaagaagaaagaaaggagaaaaaacaacaaacaaaaacaactctcttttttttcaatacaaagtTTAAGAAGAAATGAAAGTGACAAAATAAGATGACATTGGTGTGTAGTGAGGAACACagccaaataaacaaaaaatatgtgtgtgtgtaggtgtgtgtgtgcgtgtgtgtgtgtgtgtctgtttttttgtatttgtatttgtatttctttttatcacaacagatttctctgtgtgaaattcgggctgctctccccagggagagcgcatcgccatactacagcgccaccctttttttttgtattttttcctgtgtgcagttttatttgtttttcatattgatgtggatttttctacagaattttgccaggaacaaccctttgttgccgtgggttcttttacgtgcgctaagtgcatgctgcacacgggacctcggtttatcgtctcatccgaatgactagcgtccagaccaccactcaaagtctagtggagggggagaaaatttcgggggctgtgtcgtgattcgaaccagcacgttcagattctctcgcttcctaggcggacgcgttacctctaggccatcactcctgtgtgtctgatagagagagagagatgcacacccAGCTTTACTCACACATTCTACGACATTGACCACGCCTTGTGTGACAGGTGAAAACGGCACAGCGGAGGCCGCCCCGCAAAACCTCACAGACCGAGGACGGAAGGCAGACGAAGAGGCGGTGATGGACGGGAACAGCAAGAAGGAGCCTCAACACACAGGTGGCTGCCCCTCAGCAGAAGTCAGCGGACAGGCCAGAGGAGGAACCGTGCCGGACACCACCAAGCTTTCAAAGAGCACGGGGAACAAGAAGGAGACCCTTCACACGAGCGGTGATAGAGGTAACAAGAACGTCGGTGACGCCCCTCGAGCGggccctcccaccaccaccttagcgaacaacaacaacgacagcacctGCCCCCGCAACGACAAAGTCCTCACCGGCAACGTTTTCAAAAACTCCAACTCCAGCTCCCAGGGGGATGCGATAAAACGACCGCAGAGCGCGAGCGTCCGCTACTCCGAGCCCGCCGTCTCATCCAAGTTGCCAGAGAGAGCACGGCCCAAAACGGCAGCCTCGGTGAAGGCTGTGCGCTTCGCGGACCTGACGGAGTCTTCGGACGGGACGCGGAGGTCGGTGTCACGGCCATCCTGCATGGCCGACGgcaagacagccagagacagagaggagcaagGAAGGCAGAGGAAGGGTGCAGGACAGAGCTGCAGGCCCACAGACCTCCACAGCAAGCAGCatcgtgatgatgacgatggcgacggtggtgatggtgacaagggtggtgggggcgggggtgcggaAAGAAGGCGGGTGGGAAGGGCATCGGCAGGGAGCGCAGCCAGCGGCAAAAGATCGGCAGGGGCGGGGGAACCCATAAGGGCTGCGCCACCATCCTCTCAACCGCAGCAGACTGATTGCGATGACGTTGACAACGTGGCGGATGTGGGTTCACGTGTTTCTGCTGGTCATCGGCAGCGAGAAGCAGAGACCTGTGACCCGATACGCAATTCTGGTCGTGCGACGAGAAGGGGTGGCGGTGCTGTCGTGAACCCCAGTCCCAGCGTGCCCGGCTCTCGCCGTCCTGTGAAGAGTGAGACGTCCATGACGGCCAGCAACGACACTGCCCCTGTTCGCCATGTTGCTTCCAAACCTGGCACTGCCTCGAATGGTACAGCTGCCTCAACCATTAACACTGCCTCAAACAGCAACACTGCCAAAAACACTCATTTTGAATCTGTTCCGACAAGTGCCCCATCGTCAGTGGCATCAAAACACAGCAGCGGTACAacagcgccctctttttccgctTCACTAATTCCTTCATCATCCACAGCCGTGACAACGCCTACAGTTTCAAATGCATCATCCCTGGTTGCTGGTGTGACCACGCCCACAGTTTCAGGCATGTCATTCACTGCTGAGACCACGCCCACAGACTGTGGGATGACCGTGTTCCATACAGCCACGGACCCATCCCTTCCAGCCACACCACCTTCTTCGAAGCCCTGGaggcaggagagttctgtgccGGCGTCATGGCAGAGTCCCCCAGTCACCTGGTGGCCAAGCGTGGGTGAAGGGGTGTTGCCAGGATCTGTGCCGGACAGAGTCAACCTCTTGAAACTTCTGCTGGACGTGTCGGCACAGGTGAGCCCACCTTCAGGACAGGGGGCCAACTCAACAACTTCGCTCAATTCTCAAGacactgctgttcacatggcAGGTAAACCTGTCGGTCAGCACGTCGAACGGGAACCAGACCAGCTGCTGATGTTCAGACACGGCACCAGTGGTGCGGAGGGTGCGGGGTTCAGCTCCTCAGCTGAGGTGCTCTCACAGATGTTGGACAAGGATCTTGGTGGTGACGTTTTGGATGAGGAGAGAAGTCAGACGTGGCGCACCGTGCGTGACCAGCGCTCTGTGCCCAGgaaaggcagagaagaaagagggaatgacGGTGTCGACAGAAGCGGCCGTGAAACCCGCCTCAACGAGGCACAGAGCAGCTCTAGCCAGGTCGCCAGCAGAAGACAGCCGTCACATGGacccacagacagcacacaacagTCACGATGGATCAGCGACTCAGACCCGTCATCACACAGCGCACAAGGACAAAAGGTCGAGAAAAGGAAGACTGTGTCAACGGTCACGCAAGCTGACCATGGCAGAAACCCTCGCATCGGAGTGTTTGCGTGTCAGCACAAGGACAGTCCGAGAAAGACTGGGAAAGGAGCCACGCAGAAGGAAGTGGACACGtgtgataatgacggtgacgacaGGGTTGATGATGACAGCAAGGATGATCGAGGATTCTCTCAGAAGAGGGGTGTTGGAGACCATGCAGATACTGACACCACTGTGGGACTGGAAGGCAGCGACTCTCGTGTGAACCCGGACGGTGTGAGCTTGTCTGAGCTGTTCACCCATTTCTCGCTGGGCCAAGGCAGTTTTCCGTCTCCTTGTGCCAGAGACGGTGAAAGCCAGACCAGCCACCAGAGACACCAGCCCCAACCGCAGGCAGCCAGGGTGGGGAGGAGTGCCTCCAGCAACGGCCAGGTCACAGTACCAGGAATcctaaagaagaaaaaggcagcatcagctacagagacagagaagataaaGATGCAAGTGAGCCTTCTCTCAGGCAAACGACAGATCTTCACCCACATGTCCTCCAAACCCTTTGTCTTCTTGTCAGAGGATCCTGCCTCACAGGCTGTTGCTGAACAGCTGAAGTATGGCACCTCCCCCTATCTCCAGCTCTTGAAGCTGCCCAAGACTAGGCAACAAACCCACAAGAGCAAAGGCGAGACATCAGCCATGCAAAAGGCAAGGGAGAGAAGCCTCAAGACTACAGAGCGAACTAAATCTGATGACAGCATCTACGGCGTGAAGAGGACAAAGCGAACTAAATCTGAGGACAGTGACTGCGGCATGAGGATTTCAGGACGAAGCAGGCATGCAGAAAACATGCACGGTGGAGACAGCACTGCCCAGCCGGCACCACGCCGGCGCCGCGCCACCAGGGTTCAGTTCGCAGACTGCTCCGTGCACGAGCTGGATCTCAACTACAACTGTCGGCTCACAGAGGGGGGTCCCTGTGAGGGCAGTGATGCTCACGCTATGTTGACACCGGTGCCAGACAAACACAAGGATGAAGATGAGCCAAGGACATGTGAGAACGACGAAGGGGTGTGGCGGACAGCAGAGGAAGGAGACCTTGGGGCCGTGGTGAGGATGTCACTGCTGCACCACTGTGACCACAGCGACACCGGCACGGAACACGCTGACCGTTCAGGAGTGGATCAAGTTACGCAGGACACAGAAAGCcccggtgatgacgatgacagccttcccacagaggagggaggagtggcGGCAGACTTTGTGGCACTGGAGGCGGAGCTGTGCGCTGCGAGGACACAGCTCCAGCAGGACATCCTCCTCAGCCAAACGTGGTCCGCACAGGACGACGGAGAGGGCAAGGGGTGTGCAGATCGCTTCACGGCGTGTCAGCAACACTTCTCCGACtttgaggaagatgatgatggctTCGTGTACGAGGATGACGGGAGCAGcgatgacaacaacgatgttGATGAAAAGATGGATGGCAGACCTGACAACAACACCAAGACTCAGACTGAAgacgataataacaacaacaacagcggagaTGATGAagtcgatgacgacgacgacaacgcaTACAGCGCCTACTACCGTGCTTTGCTGCTGGACTACCGGCACAAGTGCATGACGGTCGGAGAAGGCAGCCTGGTCATCAGCGACAAACTGACGTGGCCAATggctgcttcttcctcctcctcctcctcctcctccaccaccaccccagcagaCCCCGCCAAGCCTTCTCGTCCGCTCAGTGCCGGGGCGTTCCGCACACTGCAGGAGAGGCGACAGGCGCGCAGCTGGGCGAAGCGGAGCCACGGCCACAGCCAGTCACCCcgcctgtccctgtccctgtcccgtcCGCTCAGCCAGTCGGACAGCGGCTGGGAAAGCGAGCAGGAAGCCGAGGGCAGAGGGCAGCAGAGGTTGGATCGGTGGAGCAGTCTGCTGTCGGTGGACGGGGAAAGTGTGTCGATGTCTCGTCACCCTGCCGAccgcgcttcttcttcttctccttcttctccttcttcttcttctccttcttctccttctcctttttcccgCAGTTCCCAGATGCAGGCTGCCGCCAAGAGGGAGGGAACTGCGGAACAGTCAAGGGAGAGAACTgataaggggaagaagaagggagagcagCAAGGACGAAGCTGGCTCGTGAGCCCTGGATCTCGCCCATCAAGCGGCCggtgaataactttttttttctttctttttttttttttttggcctaattgtcccctcaccccccacccccacccccctgccagttttgttgttgttttcagattatcttttcattttttggctTACCCATCTTGTCTCAAAATCTTTTTATCTTCATATCCTTCTGCCTTTAGGTTAAAAAGAATTTTATTTAAAGTTAATACACTGCCCTGTATACAGTATTTTTTCAAACATTCAATGCATTCTAAACTTCAGGGCATGGAGAGTTCACTGTTTTGACTGAGAtttcttatcattgttattattattattattactattattattcttagtattgtttttatcattgtttCATTGTTAGATAGATGTTTGACAGTTATTCTTTATcatgaatgtgtttgtgagtgggatGTGCTTggggttggtgtgcgtgtgtgtgtgtgtgtgtgtgtgtgtgtgtgtgtgtgagagagagagagagagagagagagagagagagattcccaaaCGACATGAATCTGGCAATAGatcatgatcatggtgatgatgatgatgatgatgatgagattatgatgaaaatgatgatgagcgtgtgcaggtgtgtttgtgggcatgtgtgtgtgtgtgtgtttgtgtgtgcatgtgtggttggGAGAGTCCCAAACAACATTAATCTGGCAATAGATTAGGATGAattataatgatgacaatgagatggcgatgatggtgatgatgatggtgagtgtgtgtgtgtgtgtgtgtgtgtgtggttgagagtcCCAAACAACATTAATCTGGCAATAGATTAGGATGAattataatgatgacaatgagatggcgacgatggtgatgatgatgatggtgagtgtgtgtgtgagtgtgggtgtgtgagtgtgagtgtgtgtgtgtgtgtgcgagtgtatgtgtgtgtgtgcgtgtgtgtgcgtgtgtgtgtgcgtgtgtgtgtgtgtgcgtgtgtgtgtgtgtgtgtgtgttgttacagagAGGACCACCCCAGGTTTGAAATCAAAGCATCGTCCATCCCCTTGCCCTCCGCCAGgtaatgatcatcattattacccTGCTTCTACCTTTACAGGTCTTTCTCTCTACtggtgtgtcatctgtgtgtgtgtgtgtgtgtgtaaatgcgagcgtgtgtctgtgtgtttgtatgtatgtgtgagtgtgtatgtgcctcagtgcatgtgagtgtgtgtgtgcatgcacacacacacgtgtgtgtgtgtgtgtgtgtgtgtgtgtgtgtgtgtgtgtgtgtgcgtgcacattgtgtgtgtgtgtgtgtgcgtgtatgtgcgtgcctctgtgtgtgtgcaagcctctgtgtgtgtgtgtctgtatacggtgtgcagttgtttttgggtttttgttgttgttgtttgtttggtttttttacaaaTATTTATCAACAAACGTTTCAGGTGACAGTAATGATTTTTCATACACCTTTGAATTCACATACTATATGCAGATGaattaacaaacaacaaatgaggccaggagatgaaatgatgaacaaatagcaaagagtgagtggtaactctccccattcacaaggtacacaacttcaagtcattgcCGCCTACGCCACCAGTCCAGCCAGCACACAGAGAACTTGTAGGCTTTGATCATTGTCCGACGggcacagtagccgagtggttaaagcgttggactttcaatctcagggtcccgggttcgaatcacggtgacggcgcctggtgggtaaagggtagagatttttacgatctcccaggtcagacctgctagtgcctgaacccccttcgtgtgtatacgcaagcagaaggtcaaatacgcacgttaaagatcctgtaatccatgtcagcgttcggtgggttatggaaacaagaacatacccagcatgcacacccccgaaaacggagtatggctgcctacatggcggggtaaaaacggtcatacacgtaaaagcccactcgtgtgcatacgagtgaacgcagaagaagaagaagatcattgtCCTCCCATGCCCCCttttttctaatctttttttttttttttttttttttttaatattattattatcatcgttgtatTTGAGTGCTGCTGATGAGTatactcatcagtgaagggctgctgtCACCCCATGAGACAGGTCGAGCTGTTAGGTTGTTGTCAGCCCaaagacagccgtcagtcggctctacaacaggtaggcagcctgttgagcaattgtctgtaaagtgcttagagcttggtctccgactgaggataggcgctatataagtatccatgtcattcattcatttattgattcattatCAGTTTGTGGTTCTTCCTTTTGGGACTGTGgtacttttttttaatagtttttttttttaatacaaaaccaACATTTAAAAGTAGACGTACACAAACTGTAGTAATAATTGCTCTTAGAATCCAGTGTCATGCCAGTCTGTTGCTTTTAGAACCCAGTGTCATGACGATCTATTGCTCTTAGAACCCACTGTCATGACGATCTATTGCTTTTAGAATCCAGTGTCATGACGATCTATTGCTATTAGAATCCAGTGTCACAACGATCTATTGCTCTTAGAATCCAGTGTCACACCGATCTATTGCTCTTAGAATCCAGTGTCACGCTGATCTATTGCTCTTAGAATCCAGTGTCACGCCGATCTATTGCTCTTAGAATCCAGTGTCATACCGATCTACTGATCTTAGAATCCAGTGTCACGCCGATCTATTGATCTTAGAATCCAGTGTCACGCCGATCTATTGATCTTAGAATCTAGTGTCATACCAATCTACTGATCTTAGAATCCAGTGTCACGCAGATCTATTGATCTTAGAATCTAGTGTCATGCCGATCTAATGATCTTAGAACCCAGTGTCACGCCGATCTATTGCTCATAGAATCCAGTGTCACGCTGATCTATTGATCTTAAAATACAGTGTCATGCCGATCTATTGCTTTTAGAATCCAGTGCCATGCTGATCTGATGCTCATAGAATCCACTGTCGTGCTGATCTGTTGCTAATAGAATCTACTGTCGTGCTGATCTATTGCTGATAGAATCCAGTGTTATGCCGATCTATTGCTCTTAGAACCCAGTATCATGCCAAATTATTGATCTTAAAATCCAGTGTCGCGTCGATCGATTGATCGTAGAATCTAGTATCACGCTGATCTATTGCTCTAAGAATCCAGTGTCATGCCGATCTATTGCTTTTAGAATCTAGTGTTATGCTGATCTGTTGCTCATAGAATCTAGTGTCATGCTGATCTATTGCTAATAGAATCCAGTGTCACATTGATCTGTTGCTCTTAAAATCCAGTGTCACACCAATCTGTTCCTCTTAGAATCCAGTGTCATGCTGATCTGTTGCTCTTAGAACCCAGTGTCATGCCGATCTGTTGCTCTTAGAACTCATTTCCTGCTGATATTTTTTCACCAAGGCttagcagtgaaggggttgaATGccttatgtttatttgtttgctttgggggggtgtttttttcataatatttttattcagttattacacaaaaacacaacaatggATAGGGAAAAAAGCGACGAGAAAAAAATGTGCATATTATTTTGAGAGCATCAACTTAGATGTTGTCATAGACTCATGGATATGTACATTATTGTCTTTgttacgacttttttttttctaagcatttaagcacacacatacaaaaacatcaacaataacaacatacaaATGGCAGATAGGTTACAAGATAATCGATTTTTGTGCAGGTGCAGTGTAAATCTTCATTATACATAGAAATGCAATCGTGTTTGCAACGTGACACattcgtttgtgtttgtttgtttatttggcttTGTTCCACTTTTCAGACCAAAGGCAGCGCCATCTGGGGAGGGGCCCACAGCTCCGTTTCCACCGCTGTGCTTCACCGTCAACGGCAGGCCACCCCCTGGTTTCGCGTTCTTCTTCGCTTACGCCACCTACATGAacgctgacaggtgtgtgtgtgtgtatggtgtgtgttgtgtgtgtgtacatgtatgtgtttgtgc
Coding sequences within:
- the LOC143275904 gene encoding uncharacterized protein LOC143275904 — protein: MMKAINGRLANSAPCGTRIRRNPRRAASRGLPGQPYRGSIPIHVDGSRDELAEVDPDLTLAELEWRWTGVEDPEAGGEREGVGGLQTKSVYSADGLYCYRLQQGNRASSAQPSRARPIKPHETEPFLAVGDIVRDTRQAPSSGLRPASGHQPGQRRRAAKARPRSACQRSGSPSFSSVVSGRACLTPSSLQDLRRDSSSPSAFSSPTPSLRVHSAGSQGRRSLGRMYVSPIGATPRPNSHVKSPFKHSVRPPTQASCQEPSRDLKERTAMATHQMHRVLTSGRANGAGPKRRGKLQQKGRLMPLYPVAVLGPSISQCRGILADTRTYTPSPSRLLQYRRNIQSGDLHLDESADHLSGGYESMHRVSAASSLEELAGMNRDEEEEEEDFQAEIAALEEEAMREEERMMMNAYHSSPHPPATEQTGTADTAHAGENGTAEAAPQNLTDRGRKADEEAVMDGNSKKEPQHTGGCPSAEVSGQARGGTVPDTTKLSKSTGNKKETLHTSGDRGNKNVGDAPRAGPPTTTLANNNNDSTCPRNDKVLTGNVFKNSNSSSQGDAIKRPQSASVRYSEPAVSSKLPERARPKTAASVKAVRFADLTESSDGTRRSVSRPSCMADGKTARDREEQGRQRKGAGQSCRPTDLHSKQHRDDDDGDGGDGDKGGGGGGAERRRVGRASAGSAASGKRSAGAGEPIRAAPPSSQPQQTDCDDVDNVADVGSRVSAGHRQREAETCDPIRNSGRATRRGGGAVVNPSPSVPGSRRPVKSETSMTASNDTAPVRHVASKPGTASNGTAASTINTASNSNTAKNTHFESVPTSAPSSVASKHSSGTTAPSFSASLIPSSSTAVTTPTVSNASSLVAGVTTPTVSGMSFTAETTPTDCGMTVFHTATDPSLPATPPSSKPWRQESSVPASWQSPPVTWWPSVGEGVLPGSVPDRVNLLKLLLDVSAQVSPPSGQGANSTTSLNSQDTAVHMAGKPVGQHVEREPDQLLMFRHGTSGAEGAGFSSSAEVLSQMLDKDLGGDVLDEERSQTWRTVRDQRSVPRKGREERGNDGVDRSGRETRLNEAQSSSSQVASRRQPSHGPTDSTQQSRWISDSDPSSHSAQGQKVEKRKTVSTVTQADHGRNPRIGVFACQHKDSPRKTGKGATQKEVDTCDNDGDDRVDDDSKDDRGFSQKRGVGDHADTDTTVGLEGSDSRVNPDGVSLSELFTHFSLGQGSFPSPCARDGESQTSHQRHQPQPQAARVGRSASSNGQVTVPGILKKKKAASATETEKIKMQVSLLSGKRQIFTHMSSKPFVFLSEDPASQAVAEQLKYGTSPYLQLLKLPKTRQQTHKSKGETSAMQKARERSLKTTERTKSDDSIYGVKRTKRTKSEDSDCGMRISGRSRHAENMHGGDSTAQPAPRRRRATRVQFADCSVHELDLNYNCRLTEGGPCEGSDAHAMLTPVPDKHKDEDEPRTCENDEGVWRTAEEGDLGAVVRMSLLHHCDHSDTGTEHADRSGVDQVTQDTESPGDDDDSLPTEEGGVAADFVALEAELCAARTQLQQDILLSQTWSAQDDGEGKGCADRFTACQQHFSDFEEDDDGFVYEDDGSSDDNNDVDEKMDGRPDNNTKTQTEDDNNNNNSGDDEVDDDDDNAYSAYYRALLLDYRHKCMTVGEGSLVISDKLTWPMAASSSSSSSSSTTTPADPAKPSRPLSAGAFRTLQERRQARSWAKRSHGHSQSPRLSLSLSRPLSQSDSGWESEQEAEGRGQQRLDRWSSLLSVDGESVSMSRHPADRASSSSPSSPSSSSPSSPSPFSRSSQMQAAAKREGTAEQSRERTDKGKKKGEQQGRSWLVSPGSRPSSGREDHPRFEIKASSIPLPSARPKAAPSGEGPTAPFPPLCFTVNGRPPPGFAFFFAYATYMNADRLSALVHRQVDKRYWAVLFGFELAFNKLGGEGCAEGLPNIVFNPFSSVEGCVVLLTPTELQNLDAFTDAPQHYQRVVVPVWMSDVSGEASEDDDSGLARHCVAAVTYIATNERSVKEGCTPNEFVASQCLKSADLLTPNYRDRLCSLMSAKGSHHAAAALPTDHSSAVPPCEVNAEQTSACGRTVGQVASPCQPQAVVS